One Mycolicibacterium fortuitum subsp. fortuitum genomic window carries:
- a CDS encoding DUF1116 domain-containing protein, translating to MSNDRERANKAAVEGLLASDPVLVGIESAGRAMGLPRSTVLTSGPAMPFSSYTGGQRAAVIGGALYEGLAADESAAVAAFERGEITVRGCQEFGCVGSLAGVTTASMPVVVVADDRTGERAYCTLYEGDSADRLNYGSYTEATKTNLEDLRLRIAPALNTLIEAQSEAMRLRPIMSRALTMGDELHSRNAAATLLFLRRLLIGAKQVGDELGTALESLCDDYFFLRLSMAASKVMANAMRGHAGSSVVTAMAFSCAEFGIQTSGTGDTWFTGPLPTFDDYRLEPGYDADDIEFMGGESTITEVVGLGGLAQAAGLPLHRSSGRDASLMIARTTSMYEVTVTESPDFLIPVLNYRGTPLGLDVEKIVARPDRTPILDIGIAGRSGRQIGGGVARAPLAPFSKAWNALN from the coding sequence GTGTCGAACGATCGAGAACGTGCCAACAAAGCCGCAGTCGAAGGGCTCCTCGCGTCAGATCCGGTCTTGGTGGGGATCGAAAGCGCCGGAAGGGCGATGGGCCTGCCCCGGTCGACGGTGCTCACCTCCGGCCCGGCGATGCCGTTCTCCTCCTACACCGGCGGTCAGCGGGCGGCCGTCATCGGCGGTGCACTTTACGAAGGTCTCGCGGCCGACGAATCCGCCGCGGTTGCCGCGTTCGAACGCGGCGAGATCACGGTGCGTGGCTGTCAGGAATTTGGCTGCGTAGGCTCGCTCGCCGGCGTAACCACCGCCTCCATGCCGGTCGTGGTGGTGGCCGATGACCGCACGGGTGAGCGTGCCTACTGCACCCTCTACGAAGGCGACAGCGCCGACCGGCTCAACTATGGCAGCTACACCGAGGCCACCAAGACCAACCTGGAGGACCTCCGGCTGCGCATCGCCCCGGCCCTGAACACGCTGATCGAGGCCCAGTCCGAGGCGATGCGGCTCAGGCCGATCATGTCCCGGGCCCTGACCATGGGCGACGAGCTGCACAGCCGCAATGCTGCCGCCACCCTGTTGTTCCTCAGGCGGCTGCTCATCGGGGCCAAGCAGGTCGGCGATGAATTGGGCACCGCGCTGGAGTCACTGTGCGACGACTACTTCTTCCTTCGGCTGTCCATGGCCGCCAGCAAGGTGATGGCCAATGCTATGCGGGGGCACGCGGGCTCCAGCGTGGTCACCGCCATGGCGTTCTCCTGCGCGGAGTTCGGCATCCAGACCTCAGGCACCGGCGACACTTGGTTCACCGGTCCGCTGCCCACCTTCGACGATTACCGGTTGGAGCCCGGCTACGACGCCGACGACATCGAATTCATGGGCGGCGAGAGCACCATCACCGAGGTGGTCGGCCTGGGCGGCCTCGCCCAGGCCGCTGGTTTGCCGCTGCATCGCTCCAGTGGCCGCGACGCCTCGTTGATGATCGCCCGGACCACCTCGATGTACGAAGTCACCGTGACCGAAAGCCCAGACTTCCTGATCCCCGTCTTGAACTACCGTGGCACCCCGCTGGGCTTGGACGTCGAGAAGATCGTCGCCCGGCCCGATCGCACCCCGATACTCGACATCGGCATCGCCGGCCGATCAGGGCGACAGATAGGAGGTGGCGTCGCCAGAGCACCCCTCGCGCCCTTCAGCAAAGCATGGAACGCGTTGAATTAG
- a CDS encoding WhiB family transcriptional regulator — MASRAHHGPRPLRPIAAEWAWQQNARCRSADPNLFFHPEGERGAERDRRYRRAVQFCADCPVRDDCAAHALLFGEDYGTWGGMSEGDRLRSLGKGRSRRAAIDHDRA; from the coding sequence ATGGCTAGCCGCGCTCATCACGGCCCACGCCCTCTGCGGCCTATTGCCGCGGAGTGGGCCTGGCAGCAAAATGCCCGTTGCCGCAGCGCTGATCCCAACCTCTTCTTTCATCCTGAGGGTGAGAGAGGCGCAGAACGCGATCGCCGCTATCGGCGGGCGGTGCAATTTTGCGCGGACTGTCCCGTCCGCGACGACTGTGCGGCGCACGCGCTGCTTTTTGGTGAGGACTACGGTACCTGGGGCGGCATGTCGGAGGGAGATCGCTTGCGCAGCTTGGGTAAGGGCCGCAGCAGGCGTGCGGCGATTGATCACGACCGTGCATAA
- a CDS encoding purine-cytosine permease family protein, which produces MPQLVTQGCRAVTKCRPILEPHTNSRTYSMSQTPPQNEIDRPPIKVDAVGKVESYGIEYIPDEDRHSRPRNLLWILFGGSMTFGIIVIGWVPVSLGLGWWASASAIVVGSAIGATLMAPMGLLGLRSGSNNPVASGAHFGALGRLIGSALGITADIVFAALCIWAAGEVLARSVVRIFGIESQTTTIVLLISAYALVAIVMTIIAVLGHANMVTFTKWMVPTAGSIMILYVFVAAPNFDPNYSGGDYALGSFWPTWILGMLACAGTINSYGPYVGDWTRHISTKKFEPRQSVSAAWLGGFFGMGGAFMFGAYTAVTFKDPINAYATEFANNVPYWFLFFALYLAFIPGTAQAVINIYNMGLDFSSIVPGLSRVRATIYLSIVSTLLVFVGAFYQQLSAIVSSYLAILIVLGAPWSIINLIGYFNNRGYYDADSLQVYNRGQMGGRYWSSIGLNHRAVIAWAAAVAVGMLFVNTGWYTGPGAHMLNGADIGFVVSTLVGGTVYFAFLKWNPEPAYIFSDQGARIASAPPERYGGFMPIQEMDMSKVRWRIG; this is translated from the coding sequence TTGCCGCAGCTGGTGACCCAAGGTTGTCGGGCAGTCACCAAGTGTCGACCCATTTTGGAACCACATACAAACTCAAGGACCTACAGTATGAGCCAGACGCCACCGCAAAACGAAATCGACCGCCCCCCGATCAAGGTCGATGCCGTCGGCAAAGTGGAGAGTTACGGAATCGAGTACATTCCCGACGAAGACCGGCATTCCCGACCGCGGAACCTGCTGTGGATTCTGTTCGGCGGGAGCATGACCTTCGGCATTATCGTGATCGGCTGGGTGCCGGTGTCGCTCGGTCTCGGTTGGTGGGCATCGGCCAGTGCCATCGTCGTGGGCTCAGCCATCGGCGCGACCCTGATGGCCCCGATGGGCCTGCTCGGCCTGCGCAGCGGTAGCAACAACCCGGTCGCCAGCGGCGCACATTTCGGTGCGCTGGGCCGGCTGATTGGCTCGGCCCTCGGTATTACCGCCGACATTGTCTTCGCCGCCTTGTGCATCTGGGCGGCGGGAGAAGTCTTGGCCCGCAGTGTGGTTCGAATCTTCGGCATCGAAAGCCAAACCACCACCATCGTTCTGCTGATCTCGGCCTACGCCCTCGTTGCGATCGTCATGACGATCATCGCGGTACTGGGCCACGCCAACATGGTGACTTTCACCAAGTGGATGGTGCCCACCGCGGGCAGCATCATGATCTTGTACGTCTTCGTCGCCGCACCGAATTTCGATCCAAACTACTCCGGCGGCGACTACGCGCTGGGCAGTTTCTGGCCCACCTGGATTCTGGGCATGCTGGCCTGCGCCGGCACGATCAACTCTTACGGCCCCTACGTCGGCGACTGGACCCGCCACATCTCGACCAAGAAGTTCGAACCCCGGCAATCGGTCAGCGCGGCATGGCTCGGCGGATTCTTCGGCATGGGCGGCGCGTTTATGTTCGGTGCCTACACTGCGGTGACGTTCAAAGACCCGATCAACGCCTATGCGACCGAGTTTGCCAACAATGTGCCGTACTGGTTCTTGTTCTTCGCGCTCTACCTCGCGTTCATCCCGGGCACAGCTCAAGCGGTCATCAACATCTACAACATGGGATTGGATTTCTCTTCCATCGTCCCAGGTCTGAGTCGCGTGCGCGCCACCATCTACCTGTCGATCGTGTCGACCCTGCTGGTCTTCGTCGGCGCCTTCTACCAGCAACTCTCGGCGATCGTGAGCTCCTACCTGGCAATCCTCATCGTGCTCGGTGCGCCGTGGAGCATCATCAACCTGATTGGCTATTTCAACAACCGTGGATACTACGACGCCGATTCCCTGCAGGTGTACAACCGCGGTCAGATGGGCGGTCGCTACTGGTCTTCGATCGGGCTCAATCACCGGGCTGTGATCGCTTGGGCCGCAGCCGTTGCCGTGGGCATGCTGTTCGTCAACACGGGGTGGTACACCGGTCCCGGCGCCCACATGCTCAACGGTGCGGACATCGGCTTCGTGGTCTCCACGCTCGTGGGCGGGACCGTGTATTTCGCCTTCCTGAAATGGAATCCGGAGCCGGCCTACATCTTCTCTGACCAGGGCGCCCGGATTGCTAGCGCCCCGCCCGAGCGGTACGGCGGTTTCATGCCGATCCAGGAAATGGACATGTCCAAGGTCCGGTGGCGAATTGGCTGA
- a CDS encoding glutamine synthetase family protein, which produces MDVFGRSRAKSHPIERLPDLMAGFARYTPRGINGIGRMDPVEEEVTALPDLDTLTVLPWDKRFAWMASDMWSDKGEPFSLCPRSILKKQVERAASLGYRRTLGIEPEFYLYRPEDVTADSFGELTVTGGIQPSPAYDVETMYDVSDFLDEVVSTMKDIGLEAFALGAEGGVGQFEIDFYYKDMLEMADRVTLFRLMVHQVAKKHGLAVSFMPKPFANLWGSGAHFNLGLCTLGAGEESVLRIGGASVQGEDEWSKEAKYFVGGLLKHARALTAITNPLVNSYKRLTPRLVDGSVSWAPIKIAYGPNNRSCMIRLPENRPAIEVRNPDASANVYLAGAFLLAAGLDGISNEIDPGQPMTELASDNEDIARLPRTLLEAIEAFEQDELSHEVFGADFMKDYTATKRDEWEQDHLPVGEKERAQHLVYY; this is translated from the coding sequence GTGGACGTCTTCGGCCGGTCCCGGGCGAAGAGCCACCCCATCGAGCGGCTTCCCGATTTGATGGCCGGCTTCGCCCGGTACACCCCCCGCGGCATCAACGGCATCGGCCGCATGGATCCGGTGGAGGAAGAGGTCACCGCACTGCCCGATCTCGACACGCTGACTGTCCTGCCGTGGGACAAGCGCTTCGCTTGGATGGCTTCGGATATGTGGTCGGACAAGGGCGAGCCGTTCTCACTGTGCCCGCGCTCGATCCTGAAGAAGCAGGTCGAGCGTGCTGCCAGCCTAGGCTACCGGCGCACGTTAGGTATCGAGCCCGAGTTCTACCTCTATCGGCCCGAGGATGTAACAGCCGATAGTTTCGGCGAACTGACAGTCACCGGAGGCATCCAGCCCAGCCCAGCTTATGACGTCGAGACGATGTACGACGTATCGGACTTCCTCGACGAGGTCGTGTCAACGATGAAGGACATCGGTCTGGAAGCTTTCGCCCTGGGCGCAGAGGGCGGGGTCGGACAGTTCGAGATCGACTTCTATTACAAGGACATGCTGGAGATGGCGGACCGGGTCACCCTCTTCCGGCTCATGGTCCACCAGGTAGCAAAGAAGCACGGGCTGGCAGTCAGCTTTATGCCAAAACCTTTTGCCAACCTTTGGGGCTCGGGTGCGCACTTCAACCTGGGGCTCTGCACTCTCGGCGCCGGCGAGGAGAGCGTCCTGCGGATCGGCGGGGCCAGCGTGCAGGGTGAAGACGAGTGGTCCAAGGAGGCCAAGTACTTCGTCGGCGGCCTGCTCAAGCATGCCCGGGCACTCACCGCGATCACCAACCCTCTGGTGAACTCCTACAAGCGGTTGACGCCGCGGCTGGTCGACGGATCGGTGTCGTGGGCGCCGATCAAGATCGCATATGGACCCAACAACCGCTCGTGCATGATCCGCCTGCCGGAGAATCGCCCCGCGATCGAGGTCCGCAACCCGGATGCCTCGGCCAACGTGTACCTGGCCGGAGCCTTCCTGCTCGCCGCCGGCCTGGACGGCATTTCCAACGAGATCGATCCCGGCCAGCCGATGACCGAACTCGCATCCGACAACGAGGACATCGCGCGGCTGCCGCGCACCCTCCTCGAAGCGATCGAGGCATTCGAGCAGGACGAGCTGAGCCACGAGGTCTTCGGTGCCGATTTCATGAAGGACTACACCGCGACCAAGCGTGACGAATGGGAGCAGGACCACCTGCCGGTGGGCGAGAAGGAGCGCGCCCAGCACCTGGTGTACTACTAA
- the glsA gene encoding glutaminase A, translating to MTPIGRQARPGCAIADIQYEMVDRDVFATESLNALLDEVKPLLDRGKVSNYLPELSRANQDELAIAIDLGSEGVVTAGNHRATFTMQSVVKVFTLLLALHYHGKDHVFERVGFDQAVGSYNSLETFIKGSGVPVNPFVNAGALVIADMIPGSDPDSRANHVLEIIRALTGNADIRVNFDVAKSELTLADRNRALGYCLRSHGLISTGVENLLWAYCQMCSIEVDVVDLAAASRVLAGNSDIHVMGQLLDAAHLRTVRRLMLSSGMYEGSGQYACEVGIPAKCGVSGAMIGVVPKEQGIGIYGPALDKFGNSIGGLRLMQLLSAALRID from the coding sequence ATGACACCGATCGGTCGCCAAGCCCGGCCAGGCTGCGCCATTGCGGATATTCAATATGAAATGGTGGATAGAGACGTGTTTGCGACGGAATCACTAAATGCGCTGTTAGACGAGGTTAAACCACTTCTGGACCGCGGCAAGGTATCCAACTACCTCCCGGAATTGAGCCGGGCCAACCAAGACGAATTGGCCATCGCCATCGATCTCGGCTCGGAAGGCGTTGTCACGGCGGGCAATCACCGCGCCACCTTCACCATGCAAAGCGTGGTCAAAGTTTTCACTCTCCTGCTGGCACTGCACTACCACGGAAAGGATCACGTATTCGAACGAGTCGGATTCGACCAGGCCGTCGGATCGTACAACTCGCTCGAAACATTCATCAAAGGCTCGGGTGTGCCTGTCAACCCATTCGTCAACGCCGGCGCCCTCGTCATCGCCGACATGATTCCCGGATCCGACCCCGATAGCCGGGCCAACCACGTTCTCGAAATCATCCGGGCGCTGACCGGAAATGCGGACATCCGAGTGAACTTTGACGTCGCGAAATCCGAATTGACGCTCGCCGACCGCAACCGCGCACTCGGCTACTGCCTACGTAGCCACGGCCTGATCTCGACCGGGGTCGAAAACCTACTCTGGGCGTATTGCCAGATGTGCTCGATCGAAGTCGATGTCGTGGACCTGGCTGCGGCCAGTCGGGTGCTCGCCGGCAACTCCGATATTCACGTCATGGGCCAACTACTCGATGCCGCACACCTACGAACGGTTCGCCGCCTGATGTTGTCCTCCGGCATGTATGAGGGGTCCGGCCAGTACGCATGCGAGGTCGGGATTCCCGCGAAATGCGGGGTATCTGGCGCGATGATCGGCGTCGTGCCAAAAGAGCAAGGTATCGGGATCTATGGCCCTGCCCTCGACAAATTCGGCAACAGTATCGGTGGCCTCCGATTGATGCAATTACTGTCCGCGGCACTGCGCATCGATTGA
- a CDS encoding LacI family DNA-binding transcriptional regulator, translating to MVSIRDVASAAGVSLTTVSHALNNRGRIAEETRDRILEAARELGYQANAHAQQLVTRRSRIIAIQMPALDVSAGPALPQSAYFLDLINGAAAAADESRYALVVTPSGGKANILGSFAIDGAIIVDPQGSESIFGTGAPIVTIGATLSESHDVMAVDNDHAIAARVVLDHFAENGCTRPAAVIDDTHRSYVGDVLSGYSAWVRERGAQEIVVTASSALRTMDDVIMKLRQECADAVYASSDDLALALLDAALRAGMQVPGELAIASAVDSKSLTLTTPQISATNLFPFRTGGTAARLLIERLEDASVAEHTRLIPTQFVARASSAITTVL from the coding sequence ATGGTGAGTATCAGGGATGTCGCGTCGGCGGCTGGCGTGTCGCTGACGACCGTCTCTCATGCGCTGAACAACCGCGGTCGCATAGCAGAAGAGACCCGTGACCGGATCCTGGAGGCTGCTCGCGAACTGGGCTATCAAGCGAATGCGCACGCACAACAACTCGTGACGCGCCGAAGTCGCATCATCGCGATCCAGATGCCCGCGCTCGACGTTTCCGCTGGCCCCGCGCTGCCTCAGTCGGCATATTTTCTTGATCTGATCAATGGCGCGGCGGCCGCCGCCGACGAGTCCCGGTACGCGCTGGTGGTCACCCCCTCGGGTGGCAAGGCCAATATTCTCGGTAGCTTCGCTATCGACGGCGCGATCATCGTCGACCCACAGGGCAGTGAGTCGATTTTCGGTACAGGGGCGCCGATTGTCACAATCGGTGCCACCTTGAGTGAAAGCCACGATGTGATGGCAGTCGACAATGACCACGCCATCGCGGCTCGGGTCGTGCTCGATCACTTCGCGGAGAATGGTTGCACACGTCCAGCCGCCGTAATCGATGACACTCATCGTTCCTATGTTGGCGATGTTCTCTCCGGCTATAGCGCGTGGGTGCGAGAGCGAGGCGCTCAAGAGATTGTGGTTACGGCTTCGTCAGCGCTTAGGACCATGGATGACGTCATCATGAAGCTGCGGCAAGAATGCGCCGACGCGGTGTACGCGAGCTCCGATGATCTCGCCCTGGCCCTGCTCGACGCAGCATTGCGAGCTGGGATGCAGGTACCCGGCGAGTTGGCCATCGCCTCAGCCGTGGACAGCAAGTCGCTCACCCTGACCACACCGCAGATCTCGGCCACCAACCTGTTCCCGTTCCGCACTGGTGGGACGGCCGCGCGACTGCTGATCGAACGGCTCGAAGACGCGTCGGTGGCCGAGCACACCAGGCTTATCCCTACCCAGTTCGTCGCGCGGGCGTCATCTGCAATCACCACTGTCTTGTGA